One window from the genome of Pseudonocardia hierapolitana encodes:
- a CDS encoding ATP-binding cassette domain-containing protein, with protein MSEPILQLRGVNKSFGAVQVLHDVDFDVRAGEVTALVGDNGAGKSTLVKCVAGIHPIDSGEIRFAGEPVAIHGPTDASHLGIEVVYQDLALADNLDIVQNMFLGRERGKAWLLDEADMEQAARRTLASLSVRTVTSVRMPVAALSGGQRQTVAIAKAVLWDSKVVLLDEPTAALGVAQTRQVLDLVRRLAEQGLGVVLISHNMADVFEVADRIATLYLGRMVAQVQTKDVTHGQVVELITAGRSGDLGLQRPESVAV; from the coding sequence ATGAGTGAACCGATCCTGCAGCTGCGCGGGGTCAACAAGAGCTTCGGCGCCGTGCAAGTGCTGCACGACGTCGACTTCGATGTGCGGGCCGGCGAGGTCACCGCACTCGTCGGCGACAACGGGGCGGGTAAGTCGACGCTGGTCAAGTGTGTGGCCGGGATCCACCCGATCGACAGCGGCGAGATCCGCTTCGCGGGCGAGCCGGTGGCGATCCACGGGCCGACGGACGCGTCCCACCTGGGCATCGAGGTCGTCTACCAGGACCTCGCGCTGGCCGACAACCTCGACATCGTCCAGAACATGTTCCTCGGGCGGGAGCGGGGCAAGGCATGGCTGCTCGACGAGGCCGACATGGAGCAGGCGGCTCGCCGCACCCTGGCGTCGCTGTCGGTGCGCACCGTCACCTCGGTGCGGATGCCGGTGGCGGCGCTGTCCGGCGGGCAGCGCCAGACCGTCGCCATCGCCAAGGCGGTGCTCTGGGACTCCAAGGTCGTGCTGCTGGACGAGCCGACGGCCGCGCTGGGCGTCGCGCAGACCCGGCAGGTGCTCGACCTGGTCCGCCGCCTCGCCGAGCAGGGCCTCGGCGTCGTGCTGATCAGCCACAACATGGCCGACGTCTTCGAGGTCGCCGACCGGATCGCCACGCTCTACCTGGGCCGGATGGTCGCCCAGGTGCAGACGAAGGACGTGACGCACGGCCAGGTCGTCGAGCTGATCACCGCGGGCCGGTCGGGTGACCTGGGCCTGCAGCGTCCTGAGAGTGTGGCCGTCTGA
- a CDS encoding DEAD/DEAH box helicase, with amino-acid sequence MSAPTPQAQQIAPSARPLRAWQRSALARYLAAAPKDFLAVATPGAGKTTFALRVAAELIADRVIDAITVVTPTEHLKHQWAGAAAGVGIALDPDFRNSTGATSSDYRGIAVTYAGVASHPLLHRARTENRRTLVILDEVHHAGDARSWGDGVREAFDGATRRLTLTGTPFRSDDNPIPFVDYLPDSDGSLRSRSDHSYGYAEALADGVVRPVVFLAYSGTSSWRTSAGEEMSARLGEPMTAEQTARAWRTALDPAGEWIPAVLAAADRRLTAHRTGGMPDAGGLVIATDQTTARAYAEILTRVTGTAPVVVLSDEAGASARIAKFSESDDRWMVAVRMVSEGVDVPRLAVGVYATSASTPLFFAQAIGRFVRSRRQGETASVFLPSVPVLLGLASELEAQRDHVLGKPHRADEQWDDELLARAQRQEDEPGEDEKSFTALGAQAELDQLIYEGTSFSADEEDYLGLPGLLEPEQVRTLLNQRQKEWMTRAQKNAPAVPPPPAERPQLTVREQLNKLRKELNTLVALYHHRTSKPHGVIHSELRKACGGPPTAMANIEQLEERIATLRSWR; translated from the coding sequence GTGTCCGCGCCGACCCCTCAGGCCCAGCAGATCGCTCCCTCCGCACGACCCCTGCGCGCGTGGCAGCGCAGCGCACTCGCCCGCTACCTCGCCGCAGCGCCCAAGGACTTCCTCGCGGTCGCGACGCCCGGCGCGGGCAAGACGACGTTCGCCCTGCGAGTGGCCGCCGAGCTGATCGCCGACCGGGTGATCGACGCCATCACGGTGGTCACGCCCACCGAGCACCTCAAGCACCAGTGGGCGGGCGCGGCGGCGGGCGTCGGCATCGCACTGGACCCCGACTTCCGCAACTCCACCGGGGCCACCTCGTCGGACTACCGCGGCATCGCCGTCACCTACGCCGGGGTCGCGTCCCACCCGCTGCTGCACCGCGCCCGCACCGAGAACCGGCGCACCCTGGTGATCCTCGACGAGGTGCACCACGCGGGCGACGCCCGCTCGTGGGGCGACGGCGTGCGGGAGGCCTTCGACGGCGCCACGCGGCGGCTCACGCTCACCGGGACCCCGTTCCGCAGCGACGACAACCCGATCCCGTTCGTCGACTACCTCCCCGACTCCGACGGGAGCCTGCGCAGCCGCTCCGACCACTCCTACGGCTACGCCGAAGCCCTCGCCGACGGCGTCGTGCGGCCGGTGGTGTTCCTCGCCTACTCCGGCACCTCCAGCTGGCGCACCAGCGCGGGCGAGGAGATGAGCGCCCGGCTCGGCGAGCCGATGACCGCGGAGCAGACCGCCCGGGCCTGGCGCACCGCGCTCGACCCGGCCGGCGAGTGGATCCCCGCGGTGCTCGCGGCCGCCGACCGCAGGCTCACCGCCCACCGCACCGGCGGGATGCCGGACGCGGGCGGGCTCGTGATCGCCACGGATCAGACCACGGCCCGCGCGTACGCGGAGATCCTCACGCGCGTGACCGGCACCGCTCCCGTCGTCGTGCTGTCCGACGAGGCGGGCGCCTCCGCGCGGATCGCGAAGTTCTCGGAGTCGGACGACCGCTGGATGGTCGCGGTCCGGATGGTGTCCGAGGGCGTCGACGTGCCGCGGCTCGCCGTCGGCGTGTACGCCACGAGCGCGTCCACGCCGCTGTTCTTCGCCCAGGCCATCGGCCGGTTCGTGCGGTCGAGGAGGCAGGGGGAAACGGCGTCGGTGTTCCTGCCGAGCGTCCCGGTGCTGCTGGGGCTCGCGAGCGAGTTGGAGGCCCAGCGCGACCACGTGCTCGGCAAGCCCCACCGGGCCGACGAGCAGTGGGACGACGAGCTGCTCGCCCGGGCCCAACGGCAGGAGGACGAGCCGGGGGAGGACGAGAAGTCGTTCACCGCGCTCGGCGCGCAGGCGGAGCTGGACCAGCTGATCTACGAGGGCACGTCGTTCTCCGCCGACGAGGAGGACTACCTGGGCCTGCCCGGCCTGCTCGAGCCCGAGCAGGTGCGCACGCTGCTCAACCAGCGGCAGAAGGAGTGGATGACGCGCGCCCAGAAGAATGCGCCCGCGGTGCCCCCGCCGCCCGCCGAACGGCCGCAGCTGACCGTTCGCGAGCAGCTGAACAAGCTCCGCAAGGAGCTCAACACCCTGGTGGCCCTGTACCACCACCGCACCAGCAAGCCGCACGGCGTGATCCACAGCGAGCTGCGCAAGGCCTGCGGCGGCCCGCCCACAGCCATGGCCAACATCGAGCAGCTCGAGGAACGCATCGCCACCCTCCGCTCCTGGCGCTGA
- a CDS encoding pseudouridine-5'-phosphate glycosidase produces MPHVPVPVSPRDPLQTSPEVADAIADGRPVVALESTLLAHGLPAPQNRAAAEDLDTAVRAHGAVPATVAVLDGVARVGLTAAELDRVCAGGLAKLSVRDLGAAVGLRRDGATTVAATAALAHAAGVQVFATGGLGGVHRGARESWDVSADLAALAATPVLVVCSGVKSILDVPATLEVLETESVPVVGYRTDAFPGFYRRDSGHPVLWRVDTPAEAAAVWQAHRALGGTSGAVLAQPVPADAELDGVLHDRLLDEGLALIASRGVTGKDVTPVLLEHFHTGSGGASLKSNLALVLANAELAAQVAAALSA; encoded by the coding sequence ATGCCCCACGTGCCCGTTCCCGTCTCCCCACGTGATCCGTTGCAGACCTCACCCGAGGTCGCCGATGCCATCGCAGACGGCCGCCCGGTGGTGGCCCTGGAGAGCACGCTGCTCGCCCACGGCCTCCCGGCGCCGCAGAACCGCGCGGCCGCGGAGGACCTCGACACCGCCGTCCGCGCCCACGGCGCCGTCCCCGCCACCGTCGCCGTCCTCGACGGGGTGGCCCGGGTCGGTCTGACCGCGGCCGAGCTGGACCGCGTGTGCGCGGGTGGCCTGGCGAAGCTGTCGGTCCGCGATCTGGGCGCGGCGGTGGGTCTGCGCCGGGACGGGGCCACGACGGTGGCGGCCACGGCCGCGCTCGCGCACGCCGCCGGCGTGCAGGTGTTCGCAACGGGCGGCCTGGGCGGCGTGCACCGCGGCGCCCGGGAGAGCTGGGACGTGTCGGCCGACCTGGCCGCGCTCGCCGCCACACCCGTGCTCGTCGTCTGCTCGGGCGTGAAGTCGATCCTCGACGTGCCGGCCACCCTGGAGGTACTCGAGACCGAGTCCGTGCCGGTCGTCGGCTACCGCACCGATGCCTTCCCCGGCTTCTACCGGCGCGACTCCGGCCATCCGGTGCTGTGGCGCGTGGACACGCCTGCCGAGGCCGCAGCCGTGTGGCAGGCACACCGCGCCCTGGGTGGGACGTCGGGCGCCGTGCTCGCGCAGCCGGTGCCGGCCGACGCCGAGCTCGACGGCGTGCTGCACGACCGGCTGCTCGACGAGGGCCTCGCGCTGATCGCGTCGCGCGGGGTCACCGGCAAGGACGTCACGCCGGTACTGCTCGAGCACTTCCACACCGGCAGCGGCGGCGCGAGCCTGAAGTCGAACCTGGCCCTCGTGCTGGCCAACGCCGAGCTCGCCGCGCAGGTGGCGGCGGCGCTCAGCGCATGA
- a CDS encoding sugar ABC transporter permease, with product MAEKIQTEESTVEKTGAAEVETSAAERAAPASARAADFGIDTTARTTGEAIQAYLRNLRNGDLGALPALLGLAALFVLFTVLDSGGTFPSLLNLANLLQQGAGQTIIAMGLVFVLLTGEIDLAAGTGSGLAAAVMALHLVSSGNLLGGMGTTVFVLFLVVTVVAIALALMLRIWFGAVLSAVALVLMLVGFPPNPWLEMLLAVCVGVTIGCLTGFAVAKLGMPSFVVTLALFIAWQGVILQLIGDGGTLGLRDPVIIAVANGNLSTLASWLLFVIGAGGYAAVLLNRQRSRRKLGLVAQPTGLVLLKVGAVVVLAAVATFLLTLDRAPGTTPISGVPYVVPVVLVLLVAGTYVLDRTRFGRHVYAVGGNREAARRAGIDVTRVRATVFVIGAACAAIGAIVYSSKVGSVSPAAGGGNTLLFAVGAAVIGGTSLFGGRGRVSNAVIGGAVLATVNNGLGLLGQPASVVFLVNGLVLLLAAGVDVLSRRRSAVAGR from the coding sequence ATGGCCGAGAAGATCCAGACCGAGGAGTCGACGGTGGAGAAGACGGGCGCCGCCGAGGTCGAGACCAGCGCGGCGGAGCGAGCCGCGCCCGCCTCGGCACGAGCGGCCGACTTCGGCATCGACACCACCGCGCGCACCACCGGTGAAGCCATCCAGGCCTACCTGCGCAACCTGCGCAACGGCGACCTGGGCGCGCTGCCCGCCCTCCTCGGGCTGGCGGCCCTGTTCGTGCTGTTCACGGTCCTCGACTCGGGCGGCACGTTCCCGAGCCTGCTGAACCTGGCCAACCTCCTGCAGCAGGGCGCAGGCCAGACGATCATCGCCATGGGTCTGGTGTTCGTGCTGTTGACCGGTGAGATCGACCTCGCCGCCGGCACCGGGTCCGGGCTCGCGGCGGCCGTGATGGCGCTGCACCTGGTGAGCAGCGGCAACCTGCTCGGGGGCATGGGCACGACCGTGTTCGTGCTGTTCCTCGTGGTCACCGTGGTCGCGATCGCGCTCGCGCTGATGCTGCGCATCTGGTTCGGGGCCGTGCTCTCGGCCGTGGCGCTGGTGCTGATGTTGGTCGGTTTCCCGCCGAACCCGTGGTTGGAGATGCTGCTGGCCGTGTGCGTCGGTGTGACGATCGGCTGCCTCACCGGGTTCGCCGTCGCGAAGCTCGGCATGCCCTCGTTCGTGGTGACGCTGGCGCTGTTCATCGCGTGGCAGGGCGTGATCCTGCAGCTGATCGGCGACGGCGGCACGCTGGGCCTGCGCGACCCGGTGATCATCGCGGTGGCCAACGGCAACCTGTCGACGCTCGCCAGCTGGCTGCTGTTCGTGATCGGCGCGGGCGGCTACGCGGCCGTGCTGCTGAACCGGCAGCGGTCGCGGCGCAAGCTCGGGCTGGTGGCTCAGCCGACGGGCCTCGTGCTGCTGAAGGTCGGCGCGGTCGTGGTGCTCGCCGCGGTGGCGACGTTCCTGCTCACGCTCGACCGCGCGCCGGGCACCACGCCGATCTCCGGCGTGCCGTACGTGGTGCCGGTCGTGCTCGTGCTGCTCGTCGCGGGCACGTACGTGCTCGACCGCACCCGCTTCGGTCGCCACGTCTACGCGGTGGGAGGCAACCGGGAGGCCGCGCGCCGGGCCGGCATCGACGTCACGCGCGTGCGGGCCACCGTGTTCGTCATCGGGGCGGCGTGCGCGGCGATCGGAGCGATCGTGTATTCCTCGAAGGTGGGTTCGGTGTCGCCGGCCGCGGGTGGCGGCAACACGCTGCTGTTCGCCGTGGGCGCCGCGGTGATCGGCGGCACGTCGCTGTTCGGCGGGCGCGGACGCGTCAGCAACGCCGTGATCGGCGGGGCGGTGCTCGCCACCGTGAACAACGGCCTCGGCCTGCTCGGCCAGCCTGCGTCGGTGGTGTTCCTCGTCAACGGTCTGGTCCTCCTGCTCGCCGCGGGTGTCGACGTGCTGTCGAGGCGGCGATCGGCGGTCGCCGGCAGGTGA
- a CDS encoding flavin reductase family protein, giving the protein MTTTAAPPVGHTAIEPGILYLGTPVVLISTTNADGSANLAPMSSAFWLGWRGILGLDGTSRTTENLLRTGECVLNLPSADQADAVDRLALTTGADPVPQRKQHRGYRHLAEKFARAGLTPVPSDVVSAPRAAECPVAMEAVVEASHGIGRGNASCFEVRVVRVWVHDDIRTPGSANRIDPDRWRPLIMSFQRFYGLGAQLRPSRLADIPEDEYRTPDIERART; this is encoded by the coding sequence ATGACGACGACAGCGGCTCCACCGGTCGGCCACACCGCGATCGAGCCGGGCATCCTCTACCTCGGCACGCCGGTCGTTCTGATCTCTACGACCAACGCCGACGGGTCGGCGAACCTCGCTCCCATGTCGTCGGCCTTCTGGCTGGGCTGGCGCGGCATCCTCGGTCTGGACGGCACGTCCAGGACGACGGAGAACCTCCTGCGCACCGGCGAATGCGTGCTCAACCTGCCGTCCGCGGACCAGGCCGACGCCGTCGACCGGCTCGCGCTCACCACTGGCGCCGACCCCGTCCCGCAGCGCAAACAGCACCGCGGCTACCGCCACCTCGCCGAGAAGTTCGCTCGGGCCGGCCTCACCCCGGTGCCGTCCGACGTGGTGTCGGCGCCGCGGGCCGCGGAGTGCCCGGTCGCGATGGAGGCCGTCGTCGAGGCCTCGCACGGGATCGGCAGGGGGAACGCGTCGTGCTTCGAGGTGCGCGTCGTCCGCGTCTGGGTGCACGACGACATCCGCACCCCGGGATCGGCGAACCGCATCGACCCGGACCGGTGGCGCCCGCTCATCATGAGCTTCCAGCGGTTCTACGGGCTGGGAGCGCAGCTGCGTCCGTCGCGGCTCGCCGACATCCCGGAGGACGAGTACCGGACCCCCGACATCGAGCGTGCTCGGACGTGA
- a CDS encoding class I SAM-dependent methyltransferase, whose protein sequence is MTDHPAGVPGNMPSAARVPLRSAVRAWVYDRVIAGMTATWYRQVLARLPHGARMLDVGIGTGAALARCADVVRAKELTVVGLDIDRDYLACCQAAVRRAGLTGHVSPVLGSVYDHRGGPYDAVYFSASLMLLPDPAAAIAHVATLLVPNGRLFSTQTFHHRRSALLEWAKPLAQHVTTIHFGRVTYEHEFRKAFADAGVELEELTTMRGTRHSSYRLAVARVPDAA, encoded by the coding sequence TTGACTGACCACCCCGCCGGGGTACCCGGCAACATGCCGTCCGCTGCCCGGGTACCCCTGCGCAGCGCGGTCCGCGCCTGGGTCTACGACCGCGTGATCGCCGGGATGACGGCCACCTGGTACCGGCAGGTGCTGGCGCGGCTACCGCACGGTGCCCGCATGCTCGACGTCGGCATCGGCACCGGAGCGGCGCTGGCGCGGTGCGCCGACGTCGTGCGGGCCAAGGAACTCACCGTCGTCGGCCTCGACATCGACCGCGACTACCTCGCGTGCTGCCAGGCCGCGGTCCGGCGGGCCGGCCTCACCGGCCACGTCTCCCCGGTTCTGGGGTCGGTCTACGACCACCGCGGCGGCCCCTACGACGCCGTCTACTTCAGCGCCAGCCTGATGCTGCTCCCCGATCCGGCCGCCGCCATCGCGCACGTGGCGACGCTGCTCGTGCCGAACGGGCGGCTGTTCAGCACGCAGACGTTCCACCACCGCCGATCCGCGCTCCTGGAGTGGGCGAAGCCGCTGGCCCAGCACGTCACCACGATCCACTTCGGTCGGGTCACCTACGAGCACGAGTTCCGCAAGGCCTTCGCCGACGCGGGGGTCGAGCTCGAGGAGCTGACCACGATGCGCGGCACGCGGCACTCGTCCTACCGGCTCGCGGTCGCCCGGGTGCCCGACGCGGCGTAG
- a CDS encoding PHA/PHB synthase family protein produces the protein MTDPHPSAPAAAEAAATGLDALIAEGHPGPLGLLAGGSALRMAAALAARPGALARRGVGLAAELARIGAGRSRLMPEADDDRYADPAWTRNPLLRRLAQAHLAVSCTADALVSDAGLGAADEARLRAAVSALSGALSPSTSPLNPAVWRAALDTGGASAVRGVRMLVSDVAAPPRIPAPAAAGTFEVGADVGATPGAVVLRTPVFELIQYLPRTELVHEVPLLVVPPVLNRYYLADLAPGRSIVEHLVQSGVQVFALSWRNPDPSHDPAHAQWDLDTYGQALLEGMDATEHVARTHRTSLMAFGAGGTITAMLLAHLAATGAQHRVAAVTLAGTVLDARSVPPDPAGARAAVAESERTGHLDGRPLLAELAWRAPDALLWPQAVRSYLCGDEPPSSEVLFWLTDTTRAPAGLHRDLVDVALRAPLAVPGAASMLDTPLDLAKVDRDCYLVVGAADPVTAWRDAYAAAGLLGGPCRFVLATGGHAASLVSPPGGVGAGFRAAGAVPGEPARWLAEAVDEPGSWWTDHLTWLTARSGPLQDAPPELGGRGMHALAPAPGAYVLGR, from the coding sequence ATGACCGACCCGCACCCGTCCGCGCCGGCTGCCGCCGAGGCCGCCGCCACCGGACTGGACGCGTTGATCGCAGAGGGGCACCCCGGCCCGCTGGGACTGCTGGCCGGGGGTTCGGCGCTGCGGATGGCCGCCGCGCTCGCGGCCCGGCCCGGCGCTCTCGCCCGCCGCGGCGTGGGGCTCGCCGCCGAGCTGGCCCGGATCGGTGCCGGCCGATCCCGGCTGATGCCGGAGGCGGACGACGACCGCTACGCCGACCCCGCGTGGACGCGCAACCCGCTCCTGCGCCGCCTCGCCCAAGCGCACCTCGCGGTGAGCTGCACCGCCGACGCGCTGGTGTCCGACGCCGGGCTCGGCGCCGCGGACGAGGCGCGGCTGCGCGCCGCGGTCTCCGCGCTCTCGGGCGCGTTGTCCCCGAGCACGTCCCCGCTGAACCCGGCTGTCTGGCGGGCGGCGCTCGACACCGGCGGTGCGAGCGCGGTGCGGGGCGTCCGCATGCTCGTCAGCGACGTGGCCGCCCCACCCCGCATCCCCGCGCCCGCGGCCGCCGGCACGTTCGAGGTGGGCGCCGACGTCGGCGCGACACCGGGCGCGGTGGTGCTGCGCACGCCCGTGTTCGAGCTCATCCAGTACCTGCCCCGGACCGAGCTCGTCCACGAGGTGCCGCTGCTCGTCGTGCCGCCGGTGCTGAACCGCTACTACCTCGCCGACCTGGCTCCCGGCCGCAGCATCGTCGAGCACCTCGTGCAGTCGGGCGTGCAGGTGTTCGCCCTGTCATGGCGCAACCCGGACCCCTCCCACGACCCGGCCCACGCGCAGTGGGACCTCGACACCTACGGCCAGGCCCTGCTCGAGGGGATGGACGCCACCGAGCACGTCGCCCGCACCCATCGCACGTCACTCATGGCGTTCGGCGCGGGCGGCACGATCACCGCGATGCTGCTCGCCCACCTCGCTGCCACCGGCGCCCAGCACCGGGTCGCGGCCGTGACGCTCGCCGGCACCGTGCTCGACGCCCGGTCCGTGCCGCCGGATCCGGCCGGGGCGCGGGCGGCGGTGGCGGAGTCGGAGCGCACCGGTCACCTGGACGGCCGCCCGCTGCTCGCCGAGCTGGCCTGGCGGGCGCCGGACGCCCTGTTGTGGCCGCAGGCCGTGCGCTCCTACCTCTGCGGCGACGAGCCGCCGTCGTCCGAGGTGCTGTTCTGGTTGACCGACACCACCCGGGCACCCGCGGGCCTGCACCGCGACCTCGTCGACGTCGCGCTGCGGGCACCGCTCGCGGTGCCGGGCGCGGCGAGCATGCTCGACACCCCGCTCGACCTGGCCAAGGTCGACCGCGACTGCTACCTGGTGGTCGGCGCGGCCGACCCCGTCACGGCATGGCGCGACGCGTACGCCGCGGCAGGCCTGCTCGGCGGCCCCTGCCGGTTCGTGCTGGCGACGGGCGGCCACGCCGCGTCGCTGGTGAGCCCGCCGGGTGGGGTCGGGGCCGGCTTCCGAGCGGCCGGCGCGGTGCCCGGCGAACCCGCCCGCTGGCTCGCGGAAGCGGTGGACGAGCCCGGGTCCTGGTGGACCGACCACCTCACGTGGCTCACCGCGCGCAGCGGGCCGCTGCAGGACGCCCCACCCGAGCTCGGCGGGCGCGGGATGCACGCGCTCGCACCGGCGCCAGGGGCGTACGTGCTGGGCCGTTGA
- a CDS encoding DUF3039 domain-containing protein: protein MATQVLPDVDTRPEGTDTTGDDTPKMFHYVKKAKIAESAVLGNMVVALCGETFPVTRSPKPGSPVCPECKKIFDTFRKDDGNDGGGD from the coding sequence ATGGCCACGCAGGTTCTGCCCGACGTCGACACCCGGCCCGAGGGCACGGACACCACGGGCGACGACACGCCGAAGATGTTCCACTACGTGAAGAAGGCCAAGATCGCGGAGAGCGCGGTGCTCGGCAACATGGTGGTGGCGCTCTGCGGCGAGACGTTCCCCGTCACCCGCTCACCGAAGCCCGGCTCGCCCGTGTGCCCGGAGTGCAAGAAGATCTTCGACACCTTCCGCAAGGACGACGGCAATGACGGTGGCGGAGACTGA
- a CDS encoding sugar ABC transporter substrate-binding protein: protein MRIRRTALAAAGLGLALVLAGCGQNVAAPSAPAQSEAPTGGVKVGVILPETESSARWEGFDKPLLEEAMRAEGLDADIQNALGDEQKFSTLADSMLASGVKVLVIASISSESGSAVAAKAKAQGIPTIDYDRLNLGGSSDYYVSFDNEKVGQLQGEGLVQGLAAKGTPNPQIIEIEGAPTDNNATLFYNGQQRVLGPKYQSGEYKLVQSQKTEDWDSQIGGTLFEQILTGNGGKVDGVVAANDGLAGAVITVLTKYGLNGQVPVTGQDATPDGLQAILRGDQYMTVYKPIKQEAEAAAKLAAALAKGDTAAGDALATDSVDDPQGNRKVKSVLLEPQLITRDNVKKVIDDGQVKGSEICVAETTAACQELGISAS, encoded by the coding sequence ATGCGCATCAGGAGAACCGCGCTCGCGGCCGCAGGGCTGGGGCTTGCCCTCGTACTCGCCGGCTGCGGTCAGAACGTTGCCGCGCCCTCCGCGCCCGCACAGAGCGAAGCGCCGACCGGCGGGGTCAAGGTCGGGGTGATCCTCCCCGAGACCGAGAGCTCCGCCCGGTGGGAAGGCTTCGACAAGCCGCTGCTGGAGGAGGCGATGCGGGCCGAAGGCCTCGACGCCGACATCCAGAACGCCCTCGGCGACGAGCAGAAGTTCTCCACCCTGGCCGACAGCATGCTCGCCAGCGGCGTGAAGGTGCTCGTGATCGCCTCGATCAGCAGCGAGTCGGGCTCGGCCGTCGCGGCGAAGGCCAAGGCGCAGGGCATCCCGACCATCGACTACGACCGCCTCAACCTCGGCGGCTCCAGCGACTACTACGTGTCGTTCGACAACGAGAAGGTCGGCCAGCTGCAGGGCGAGGGCCTCGTGCAGGGGCTGGCGGCCAAGGGCACGCCGAACCCGCAGATCATCGAGATCGAGGGCGCACCCACCGACAACAACGCCACGCTGTTCTACAACGGCCAGCAGCGGGTGCTCGGGCCGAAGTACCAGTCCGGCGAGTACAAGCTCGTGCAGAGCCAGAAGACCGAGGACTGGGACAGCCAGATCGGCGGCACCCTGTTCGAGCAGATCCTCACCGGCAACGGCGGCAAGGTCGACGGCGTCGTCGCGGCCAACGACGGGCTCGCAGGCGCGGTCATCACCGTCCTCACGAAGTACGGCCTCAACGGCCAGGTCCCGGTCACCGGCCAGGACGCCACCCCGGACGGCCTGCAGGCGATCCTGCGCGGCGACCAGTACATGACCGTGTACAAGCCGATCAAGCAGGAGGCCGAGGCCGCCGCGAAGCTGGCCGCGGCGCTCGCGAAGGGCGACACCGCCGCCGGCGACGCGCTCGCCACCGACTCGGTGGACGACCCGCAGGGCAACCGCAAGGTCAAGTCGGTGCTGCTCGAGCCGCAGCTGATCACCCGGGACAACGTCAAGAAGGTGATCGACGACGGCCAGGTCAAGGGCTCCGAGATCTGCGTCGCCGAGACCACCGCGGCTTGCCAGGAGCTGGGGATCAGCGCCAGCTGA
- a CDS encoding DUF7455 domain-containing protein, translated as MQPGTLTRPALTAADRCDRCGAAAKVRAVMPKGGELLFCGHHARAHADKLRELDIDVQSGS; from the coding sequence ATGCAGCCAGGAACCCTGACCCGGCCCGCGTTGACCGCCGCTGACCGCTGTGACCGGTGCGGAGCGGCCGCGAAGGTCCGGGCCGTGATGCCGAAGGGCGGCGAACTGCTGTTCTGCGGTCACCACGCGCGGGCCCACGCCGACAAGCTCCGCGAGCTGGACATCGACGTGCAGTCAGGCAGTTGA
- a CDS encoding EamA family transporter, whose amino-acid sequence MYVGAALAVALFDRLPPSAVAVLRLMGAAAVLLAWRRPARSAWRGTRFWRASAFGLATALMNVAFYEAIARLPLGTAVAIEFCGPVAVAAVASRRPRDVGAVLFAAVGVLLIADVRWSGSPSGVLWALGAATMWAAYIVLGKRVASGGNGLDDMTVGFAVAAVVLSPLLLAGGPGALAALADPLVLVLAVGVGVLSSVVPYVLDQVVLRRLGQARFAVLLALLPATATVVGLVGLAQLPTVLEFLGIGAVVTAVALRSRDGDAPATVGRTGG is encoded by the coding sequence ATGTACGTGGGTGCGGCGCTGGCGGTCGCGCTCTTCGACCGGTTGCCACCCAGTGCCGTCGCCGTGCTGCGCCTGATGGGCGCCGCCGCCGTGCTGCTGGCCTGGCGGCGACCGGCACGCTCTGCGTGGCGCGGCACCCGGTTCTGGCGGGCGTCGGCGTTCGGTCTGGCCACCGCGCTGATGAACGTCGCGTTCTACGAGGCCATCGCCCGGCTGCCGCTCGGCACCGCCGTGGCGATCGAGTTCTGCGGCCCGGTGGCCGTCGCGGCCGTCGCCTCGCGCCGCCCGCGGGACGTCGGCGCGGTGCTGTTCGCCGCCGTCGGCGTACTGCTCATCGCGGATGTGCGCTGGTCAGGAAGCCCTTCGGGGGTGCTGTGGGCGCTCGGGGCGGCCACGATGTGGGCCGCGTACATCGTGCTCGGCAAGCGCGTGGCGTCCGGCGGCAACGGCCTGGACGACATGACCGTCGGGTTCGCGGTTGCGGCCGTCGTGCTCTCGCCGCTGCTCCTCGCGGGCGGCCCCGGCGCGCTCGCCGCGCTGGCTGACCCGCTCGTGCTCGTGCTCGCGGTCGGTGTCGGCGTGCTGTCGAGCGTGGTTCCGTACGTGCTGGACCAGGTCGTGCTGCGCCGCCTCGGGCAGGCGCGGTTCGCCGTTCTGCTCGCCCTGCTGCCGGCCACCGCCACGGTCGTCGGCCTGGTCGGACTGGCGCAGCTCCCGACCGTCCTGGAGTTCCTCGGCATCGGGGCCGTCGTGACCGCCGTGGCGCTCCGGTCCCGGGACGGGGACGCCCCGGCGACGGTGGGCCGAACGGGAGGTTGA